The following proteins are co-located in the Chlamydiota bacterium genome:
- a CDS encoding 6-carboxytetrahydropterin synthase, with translation MKKNLDLRDLVGKIEFAPGYEYTYKEMRDRTKKKSYTIRIEATFEAAHNLREYHGAPEPLHGHSWKVEVLGKRKGLDHEGMAMDFIELKDALDPLIKPFKHAYINEVSPFDKVNPSAENIATWIFDQLKGKFKDHPCQIEKVTVWEGPDYSASVE, from the coding sequence ATGAAAAAGAACTTAGATTTGAGAGATCTTGTTGGGAAAATAGAGTTTGCCCCTGGTTATGAATATACCTACAAAGAAATGCGTGATAGAACTAAAAAAAAATCGTACACCATTCGGATCGAAGCCACCTTTGAAGCTGCGCATAACCTCAGAGAATATCATGGTGCTCCGGAGCCGCTTCATGGGCATAGTTGGAAAGTAGAGGTATTAGGAAAGAGAAAAGGACTGGATCATGAAGGAATGGCCATGGATTTTATTGAATTAAAAGATGCGCTGGATCCTCTTATTAAACCGTTTAAACATGCCTATATCAATGAGGTTTCCCCCTTTGACAAAGTGAACCCTTCTGCCGAAAATATCGCGACATGGATTTTTGACCAGCTGAAGGGAAAATTTAAGGACCACCCTTGTCAAATTGAGAAAGTCACGGTTTGGGAGGGGCCTGATTATTCTGCCAGTGTTGAGTAA
- a CDS encoding type II toxin-antitoxin system PemK/MazF family toxin, with product MQRGEIYWVNLDPVVGKETGKIRPCLIVSNNVNNEEAGTVTVLPITSKVQKVYPFEVLIKAKEGGLTSDSKVKANQIKTIDKSRIKNFLGVISSESLEKVEWAVKIHLGLEI from the coding sequence ATTCAGAGGGGTGAGATTTATTGGGTCAACTTGGATCCAGTGGTTGGGAAGGAGACTGGTAAGATAAGACCTTGCCTTATTGTCTCTAATAATGTGAACAATGAAGAGGCAGGCACGGTTACTGTACTTCCCATCACCTCAAAAGTACAAAAAGTATATCCTTTTGAAGTTCTCATTAAGGCAAAAGAAGGCGGGTTGACAAGTGACTCAAAAGTAAAGGCTAATCAGATCAAAACCATTGATAAATCGAGAATAAAGAATTTCCTTGGAGTTATTTCCTCAGAAAGTCTCGAGAAAGTTGAATGGGCCGTCAAAATTCATCTAGGCTTAGAAATATGA
- the queG gene encoding tRNA epoxyqueuosine(34) reductase QueG gives MDSSAPILKCSDATKKIKEKVLGLGFDLVGITSATSSSHHAFFEAWLDKGYAGEMLYLEKGRQKRGNPQLILSGAKSMICCALNYYTGEKSKVKNQEMGKISNYGWGKDYHKVVLTKLEEVEKFIHESISPIAKTKSYVDTGPILERSYAQRAGLGWIGKNTLLIHPQKGSFLFLGEILTDLELVYDAPFNFNHCGTCKRCLDACPTQAFKGPGVLDARACISYWTLEHRGVIPPEQRSGMGDHLAGCDICQEVCPWNRDPIVTSVEDFFPRESLNEKGPGTLSLEKISEFTPEEFQTLFFESPLKRLKYEGLLRNAVIVMGNSGEKEFLPTLKAMKEKIQNIIIQEHVDWAIRKLSII, from the coding sequence ATGGATTCAAGTGCTCCAATATTAAAATGTTCTGATGCTACGAAGAAAATCAAAGAAAAGGTTTTGGGTCTGGGTTTTGACCTCGTTGGAATCACCTCAGCAACGTCTTCGAGTCACCATGCATTTTTTGAAGCTTGGCTTGACAAGGGATATGCCGGGGAGATGTTGTATCTTGAAAAGGGACGTCAAAAAAGGGGAAATCCTCAACTTATTTTAAGTGGCGCCAAATCCATGATTTGTTGCGCCCTTAACTATTACACAGGAGAAAAATCAAAAGTTAAAAATCAAGAGATGGGAAAGATTTCCAATTATGGATGGGGGAAGGACTATCACAAAGTTGTTTTAACAAAATTAGAAGAGGTTGAAAAATTTATTCATGAATCTATTTCTCCTATTGCCAAGACCAAATCTTATGTGGATACAGGGCCGATTCTAGAAAGAAGTTATGCCCAAAGAGCAGGGCTGGGTTGGATTGGGAAAAACACATTATTGATTCATCCTCAAAAGGGATCTTTTTTATTTTTAGGAGAAATTTTAACTGATTTAGAATTGGTCTATGATGCTCCGTTTAATTTTAATCATTGTGGCACCTGTAAGCGATGTTTAGATGCTTGTCCGACGCAGGCTTTTAAAGGTCCAGGCGTTTTAGATGCACGGGCTTGTATCAGTTATTGGACTCTTGAGCATCGAGGGGTTATTCCTCCTGAACAGCGTTCAGGGATGGGAGACCACCTTGCTGGTTGCGACATTTGTCAGGAGGTATGCCCCTGGAATCGGGATCCAATTGTGACATCGGTTGAAGATTTTTTTCCAAGAGAAAGTTTAAACGAAAAGGGACCTGGTACTTTATCTTTAGAAAAAATATCGGAGTTCACCCCAGAAGAATTTCAAACTCTCTTTTTTGAAAGTCCACTAAAACGTCTGAAATACGAAGGTCTTCTTCGAAATGCAGTGATTGTCATGGGAAATTCAGGAGAGAAAGAATTCTTGCCTACGCTCAAGGCCATGAAGGAAAAAATCCAAAATATCATTATTCAGGAACATGTGGATTGGGCGATTCGTAAACTGAGCATTATTTAA
- a CDS encoding DUF86 domain-containing protein, whose amino-acid sequence MTPLPLEKESLLVRVNGIQGELSELGKLSVIPFKIFSEGDPFKLAQYYLHRALEGIFNISSHILSRLPGGYKGGTYKEMARLLGEKGIVSPEFAKGNLTKIAGYRNRLVHFYAEIMPEELYDILHHHLTDIEIFLKAVKDLMEKPERFGLSFR is encoded by the coding sequence ATGACACCTCTTCCTCTTGAAAAGGAATCACTGCTTGTTCGAGTCAATGGAATCCAGGGAGAGCTTTCTGAACTTGGGAAGCTCAGTGTCATCCCCTTTAAAATATTTTCTGAAGGGGATCCATTTAAATTAGCCCAGTATTATTTGCACCGGGCCTTGGAGGGTATTTTTAATATTTCATCTCATATTTTGTCGCGATTGCCCGGCGGTTACAAGGGAGGAACTTACAAAGAGATGGCACGTCTTCTGGGAGAAAAGGGAATTGTTTCTCCTGAATTTGCTAAAGGAAATTTGACAAAAATAGCCGGATATCGAAATAGACTGGTTCACTTTTACGCTGAAATTATGCCCGAAGAACTCTACGATATCCTTCATCACCATCTGACAGATATTGAAATTTTTCTTAAGGCAGTAAAAGATTTAATGGAAAAACCAGAACGATTTGGCCTCTCCTTCAGATAG
- a CDS encoding nucleotidyltransferase domain-containing protein — translation MEISKVVEQTLKELGVATLYLFGSRVQGIERKDSDYDFGLLLENPSILIKGTEVLYQKIYDLLQDWVEEKVNIDIVFLDQATVQLRYQVISYGKVLYDGHPVKRGRFIERTLTEHADFEPYRRIFEEAILTRIS, via the coding sequence ATGGAAATTTCTAAGGTAGTGGAGCAAACCCTTAAGGAACTTGGAGTTGCGACTCTTTACCTATTTGGTTCTCGAGTACAAGGAATTGAACGAAAAGACAGCGACTATGATTTTGGCCTTCTTCTCGAAAATCCTTCAATCTTAATAAAAGGAACGGAGGTCCTTTATCAAAAAATTTATGACCTTCTACAAGATTGGGTCGAGGAGAAAGTGAATATTGACATCGTGTTCTTGGACCAGGCAACCGTTCAGCTTCGGTATCAAGTTATTTCTTATGGCAAAGTTTTGTATGATGGTCATCCCGTCAAAAGAGGCCGTTTCATCGAACGCACTCTTACAGAGCATGCAGATTTTGAGCCTTATCGGCGTATTTTTGAAGAAGCAATTCTAACAAGGATCTCATGA
- the acs gene encoding acetate--CoA ligase, whose amino-acid sequence MREALETLKEEIQTFYPPQTLQEKATLKSPQEYEALYRESIEHPETFWAREAEGNLSWFKKWNQVMAYDFSQIGENEKPYCQFFIGGKLNATYNCLDRHLLTWRRNKAALICVGEKEGDERILTYQRLHQEVCRLANVLKKHGIRKGDRVTIFLPMIPELPIAVLACARMGAIHSVVFSAFSSESLKNRILDCDSRMVLTADIGFHGGKTIELKTKVDEALSACPNVKKVLVYQRGKEKISLQSGRDLIWQEEINSKDISLSSSPEVMDSEDPLFILYTSGSTGKPKGVLHTTAGYLLQTHLTFKHIFDIKDDDLFWCTADVGWITGHSYLIYGPLSNGASVLMFEGIPTYPEPDRFWKIIEHYRVSIFYTAPTAIRALIKLGDEWPNQRDLSSLRILGSVGEPINPSAWLWYYHVIGKGRSPIMDTWWQTETGGIMISALPGAIATKPGSASKPFFGVLPEVLRVDGTKADINEKGSLVISKPWPGMLRGVYGEPKYESIKKIYFSQFPGKYFTGDGCKIDEDGFYWLQGRIDDVINVSGHRISTAEVEHVLVSHPAVAEAAVVGYPHEIKGQGIYCFVTLKKGYESSGIFEKELISHVRKEISPIATPDKIQLSEALPKTRSGKIMRRILRKVAEGEIHALGDTSTLADPTVVDLLVKGKK is encoded by the coding sequence ATGCGAGAAGCACTCGAAACCTTGAAAGAAGAAATACAAACGTTTTATCCTCCCCAGACACTCCAAGAAAAAGCTACCCTTAAAAGCCCTCAAGAGTACGAAGCCCTTTATCGAGAATCCATTGAACATCCGGAGACTTTTTGGGCAAGAGAAGCTGAAGGGAACTTGAGCTGGTTCAAAAAATGGAACCAGGTCATGGCGTATGACTTCTCTCAAATTGGAGAAAATGAAAAACCTTATTGCCAGTTTTTTATCGGGGGAAAACTCAATGCGACTTACAATTGTTTAGATCGTCATCTCTTAACTTGGCGAAGGAATAAGGCCGCCCTTATTTGTGTTGGAGAAAAAGAAGGGGATGAGAGAATTCTCACCTATCAAAGACTTCATCAAGAGGTTTGTCGATTAGCTAATGTCTTAAAAAAACATGGGATTCGAAAAGGCGATCGCGTTACGATTTTCCTCCCCATGATTCCCGAGCTCCCCATAGCGGTTCTGGCATGCGCTCGAATGGGGGCCATTCATTCTGTTGTCTTTTCTGCCTTCAGTTCTGAATCTCTTAAAAATAGAATTTTGGATTGTGATTCAAGAATGGTACTCACGGCCGACATTGGTTTTCACGGTGGAAAAACAATTGAATTAAAAACCAAAGTCGATGAGGCCTTATCCGCCTGTCCTAATGTTAAAAAGGTCTTGGTCTATCAACGAGGAAAAGAAAAAATTTCTCTACAATCTGGCCGAGATTTGATTTGGCAGGAAGAAATAAATTCAAAAGATATTTCTCTTTCTTCTTCTCCTGAAGTCATGGATTCCGAAGATCCACTCTTTATCCTTTACACCAGTGGATCTACCGGAAAACCCAAAGGGGTTTTGCACACGACAGCCGGATATTTACTCCAAACCCATCTTACTTTTAAACATATTTTTGACATCAAAGACGATGACCTTTTCTGGTGTACAGCCGATGTCGGCTGGATTACAGGACACTCTTATCTTATTTATGGACCTCTTTCGAATGGCGCCAGTGTTTTGATGTTTGAAGGAATTCCAACCTATCCAGAGCCTGATCGCTTTTGGAAAATCATTGAGCATTATCGTGTGAGCATTTTTTATACAGCTCCAACGGCCATTCGAGCCTTGATAAAACTTGGGGATGAGTGGCCTAATCAACGCGACCTTTCTTCCCTAAGAATTTTGGGAAGCGTGGGAGAGCCTATTAATCCCTCGGCTTGGCTCTGGTATTACCACGTCATTGGAAAAGGGCGCTCTCCTATCATGGACACGTGGTGGCAAACTGAAACCGGAGGGATCATGATCAGCGCCCTTCCCGGGGCCATTGCGACTAAACCGGGTTCTGCCTCAAAACCCTTCTTTGGGGTTTTACCTGAAGTTCTTAGAGTGGATGGAACAAAAGCCGATATCAACGAGAAAGGCTCACTGGTCATTTCTAAACCCTGGCCGGGAATGTTGAGAGGGGTTTATGGAGAACCCAAATACGAGAGCATTAAAAAAATTTATTTCTCTCAATTCCCTGGAAAATATTTTACTGGAGATGGCTGCAAAATCGATGAGGATGGTTTTTACTGGCTTCAGGGCCGGATCGATGATGTCATCAATGTTTCAGGACATCGAATCAGTACGGCCGAGGTGGAACATGTCCTGGTGTCTCATCCAGCAGTAGCCGAAGCAGCCGTGGTGGGCTATCCCCATGAGATTAAGGGACAAGGAATTTACTGTTTTGTCACGCTCAAAAAAGGATATGAATCTTCTGGAATATTTGAAAAAGAACTTATTTCTCACGTCAGAAAAGAAATCAGTCCCATTGCGACTCCAGACAAAATTCAATTAAGTGAAGCCCTCCCTAAAACCCGTTCAGGGAAAATTATGCGCCGCATCTTAAGAAAAGTTGCAGAGGGCGAGATTCATGCCCTTGGCGATACATCGACCTTAGCAGATCCGACGGTGGTGGACTTATTGGTGAAGGGAAAAAAATAA
- a CDS encoding aminodeoxychorismate/anthranilate synthase component II codes for MLLVIDNYDSFTYNLVQYFGELGEDPKVFRNDEITVKEIENLKPHWIVISPGPCTPKEAGISNDIIRSLAGKIPILGVCLGHQCIGQVYGGDIIRAPRLMHGKTSLIYHDGKGIFQNLKNPFEATRYHSLVIDPKTVPAVLEVVGKTDQDEIMAVRHRTLPVWGVQFHPESILTLEGKKLLKNFLKIRQ; via the coding sequence ATGCTACTTGTTATCGATAATTACGATTCATTTACCTATAACCTTGTCCAATATTTTGGGGAATTGGGAGAAGACCCAAAGGTCTTCCGAAATGATGAAATTACCGTCAAAGAAATTGAAAATTTAAAACCCCATTGGATTGTCATTTCACCGGGTCCCTGTACACCGAAAGAGGCTGGAATCTCGAATGATATTATTCGCTCCCTTGCCGGCAAAATTCCAATTTTAGGTGTTTGTCTGGGTCATCAATGCATTGGTCAAGTTTATGGAGGCGATATTATAAGAGCCCCGCGACTCATGCATGGAAAAACCTCTTTGATCTATCATGATGGAAAGGGAATTTTTCAGAATTTGAAAAACCCTTTTGAGGCAACACGGTATCACTCTTTGGTGATTGATCCTAAAACGGTTCCTGCAGTGTTGGAAGTTGTGGGTAAAACGGATCAAGATGAAATCATGGCGGTGAGACACCGAACCCTACCTGTCTGGGGTGTTCAATTCCATCCAGAGTCTATTCTGACCCTGGAAGGCAAGAAATTGCTCAAGAATTTTCTTAAAATTAGACAATAA
- the trpE gene encoding anthranilate synthase component I, with translation MIHPSKKEFLEKSKRGNLIPVVKEILADFETPVSAYLKMAQGDFSFLLESVEGNERIGRYSFLGSSPRWVFSNRGRDVTFQEGKKVKRYQVEGNPLDELKKYLKDYQVVRDERLPRFFGGAVGYIGYGMVNFFDGIHQKNFNDLNLPDMCFIFADTLIAFDHVEHRLKMIANAFIKEGTRPEVSYEEALKRIHRVERQLSSPKKLKPIEWSDESKFLKLGKLKSNVSQKFFEKNVERAKEYIRAGDVFQVVLSQRFSIQERLDPVLLYRVLRSINPSPYMFLLKMNNFHLVGTSPEILVRCEEGRVEVRPIAGTRPRGKDPEEDKDLEKQLLEDPKERAEHLMLVDLGRNDVGRVSKFGSVEVPERMVIEKYSHVIHIVSDVVGKLAQGKDAFDVLKAAFPAGTVTGAPKIRAMQIIEELENIHRGPYAGAIGYFSFSGDLDSCITIRTLLLKDGMIYLQAGAGIVADSIPEKEYQETLNKAKGMLKAVEITKKVQSLTPLFNGARVQRKNKN, from the coding sequence ATGATTCATCCTTCAAAAAAAGAATTCTTAGAAAAATCCAAGCGTGGGAATCTCATTCCTGTTGTTAAAGAAATCTTGGCTGATTTTGAGACACCCGTATCGGCTTATCTCAAAATGGCGCAAGGTGATTTTTCTTTCTTGCTTGAGAGTGTAGAAGGAAATGAAAGAATTGGGCGGTATTCTTTTCTGGGGAGTTCTCCTCGCTGGGTTTTTTCAAATCGGGGGAGGGACGTTACTTTTCAAGAGGGGAAAAAGGTTAAACGTTATCAGGTGGAAGGCAATCCCTTAGATGAACTGAAGAAATATTTAAAGGATTATCAGGTTGTTCGAGACGAGCGTCTCCCCCGTTTTTTTGGAGGAGCGGTTGGCTATATTGGGTATGGAATGGTCAATTTTTTTGATGGGATTCATCAAAAGAATTTCAATGATTTAAATCTTCCCGATATGTGCTTTATTTTTGCTGATACATTAATCGCTTTTGATCATGTCGAGCACCGGCTTAAAATGATTGCCAATGCTTTTATTAAAGAAGGGACACGTCCCGAAGTCTCTTACGAAGAGGCGCTAAAGAGGATTCATCGGGTTGAGAGACAACTCTCAAGCCCAAAAAAATTAAAACCCATTGAATGGTCTGATGAAAGTAAGTTTTTAAAACTTGGAAAACTGAAGTCGAATGTTTCTCAAAAATTTTTCGAAAAAAATGTTGAGCGGGCCAAGGAATATATTCGTGCGGGCGATGTTTTTCAGGTGGTTCTTTCACAGCGGTTTTCAATTCAAGAGCGCTTGGATCCCGTTCTTCTATATCGTGTATTGAGATCGATTAATCCATCCCCTTATATGTTCCTTTTGAAAATGAACAATTTTCATTTGGTGGGGACCTCTCCGGAAATTTTAGTGAGATGTGAGGAAGGCCGTGTTGAGGTCCGTCCCATTGCGGGAACCCGTCCTCGCGGGAAGGATCCTGAAGAGGATAAAGATTTGGAGAAGCAGCTCTTGGAAGATCCTAAAGAGCGGGCTGAGCATTTGATGTTGGTGGATTTAGGTAGAAATGATGTGGGACGCGTATCCAAATTTGGATCTGTCGAGGTCCCTGAGCGAATGGTGATTGAAAAATATTCTCATGTGATTCACATTGTTTCGGATGTTGTGGGGAAGTTGGCGCAAGGCAAGGACGCCTTTGATGTTCTCAAGGCCGCGTTTCCGGCAGGGACTGTAACAGGAGCTCCTAAAATTCGGGCCATGCAGATTATTGAAGAATTGGAAAATATTCATCGAGGGCCTTATGCGGGCGCCATTGGTTATTTCAGTTTTTCCGGAGACTTGGATTCTTGTATTACCATTCGAACGCTTCTTTTGAAGGATGGGATGATTTATCTTCAGGCGGGTGCTGGCATTGTTGCCGATTCTATTCCAGAAAAGGAGTATCAGGAAACGCTGAATAAAGCCAAAGGGATGTTAAAGGCTGTGGAAATAACAAAAAAAGTTCAAAGTTTAACCCCGTTATTCAACGGGGCAAGAGTTCAAAGAAAAAACAAAAACTAA
- the hisI gene encoding phosphoribosyl-AMP cyclohydrolase yields the protein MKFKLENLELSEEGLIPVIIQDEKTLEVLMMAYMNLDSLKATLKDGKTSFWSRSRKKFWLKGETSGHFQHVKSVYYDCDKDTLLIKVEQIGGACHDGYRSCFYTQLVGDETSVVGEKVFDPEQKYQK from the coding sequence ATGAAATTCAAATTAGAGAATTTAGAATTGAGTGAAGAAGGTCTCATTCCTGTCATTATTCAAGATGAGAAAACGTTAGAGGTTTTGATGATGGCCTATATGAATTTAGATTCTTTGAAGGCAACACTGAAGGATGGGAAAACTTCTTTTTGGAGTCGCTCCCGCAAAAAATTTTGGCTCAAGGGAGAAACATCCGGTCATTTTCAACATGTAAAATCAGTTTATTATGATTGTGATAAGGATACCCTTTTAATCAAGGTTGAACAAATTGGAGGAGCCTGTCACGATGGCTATCGTTCATGTTTTTATACGCAGCTTGTGGGAGATGAAACTAGTGTTGTGGGTGAGAAGGTATTTGACCCAGAACAAAAATATCAAAAATGA
- the hisF gene encoding imidazole glycerol phosphate synthase subunit HisF: protein MLAKRIIPCLDVDKGRVVKGTKFLNLQDAGDPVSVAKFYDDQGADELVFLDITASSEDRGIILDVVSRTAEQVFMPLTVGGGIQSLEDIRRLLKAGADKVSINTAAVLHPELVKSAAKKFGSQCIVVAMDVKKKGKRWEVYTHGGRKPTELDAVDWARKVVEMGAGEILLTSMDQDGTKEGYDLEITRAISRGVPVPVIASGGAGRLEHLYEVLVDGEADAVLAASIFHYKEFSISNVKQFLKGKGVEVRL from the coding sequence ATGTTAGCCAAACGCATTATTCCGTGTCTCGATGTCGATAAAGGCCGGGTCGTCAAGGGGACAAAATTTTTGAATCTCCAGGATGCGGGTGATCCTGTTTCCGTTGCAAAATTTTATGATGACCAGGGAGCGGATGAACTTGTTTTTCTGGATATTACGGCATCATCGGAAGATCGTGGAATTATTTTAGATGTGGTGTCTAGAACTGCTGAGCAAGTTTTTATGCCTCTTACGGTGGGAGGTGGAATTCAATCTTTAGAAGACATCCGCCGTCTTTTGAAGGCAGGGGCGGATAAGGTTTCAATCAATACAGCGGCTGTCCTTCATCCTGAATTGGTAAAATCTGCCGCCAAAAAATTTGGAAGTCAATGCATCGTTGTTGCGATGGATGTAAAGAAAAAAGGCAAGCGATGGGAAGTTTATACCCATGGAGGACGAAAGCCAACCGAACTAGATGCCGTAGATTGGGCAAGAAAAGTGGTTGAAATGGGGGCAGGAGAAATTCTTTTAACCAGTATGGATCAAGACGGGACGAAGGAAGGTTATGATTTAGAAATTACCCGTGCGATTTCACGAGGGGTCCCGGTTCCTGTTATTGCCTCGGGTGGGGCAGGTCGATTAGAGCATTTATACGAAGTCTTGGTTGATGGAGAAGCGGATGCCGTATTGGCGGCATCGATTTTTCATTATAAGGAATTTTCTATTTCAAACGTTAAACAGTTTTTAAAAGGAAAAGGGGTTGAGGTGAGGTTATGA
- the hisA gene encoding 1-(5-phosphoribosyl)-5-[(5-phosphoribosylamino)methylideneamino]imidazole-4-carboxamide isomerase, whose product MLVIPAIDVKGGKCVRLTQGDYAQETIYAEDPTQVALRWQNKGAKYIHVVDLDGALEGKLINFKAIQAMTMDLLVPFEYGGGLRDFESVEKALSLGADRVVLGTMAYESEEFLADAVREFKKRVIVSIDAKGGIVAVSGWTESTSVDPIFLAKQVKKMGVSAIVYTDILSDGMLKGPNFKAIESLLDSVKMPVIVAGGVSKKEDVQRLKTLEPKGVVGAIVGKALYTGDIKLEEVI is encoded by the coding sequence ATGCTTGTAATACCTGCAATTGATGTAAAAGGTGGAAAATGTGTTCGATTGACCCAGGGGGATTATGCCCAGGAGACCATTTATGCTGAAGATCCGACTCAGGTCGCCTTGCGCTGGCAAAACAAAGGGGCCAAATATATTCATGTGGTTGATCTGGATGGTGCTCTAGAGGGAAAGTTGATCAATTTCAAAGCCATTCAGGCCATGACCATGGATCTTTTGGTTCCTTTTGAGTATGGAGGAGGTTTAAGAGATTTTGAGAGTGTTGAGAAAGCGCTTTCCTTAGGGGCAGATCGAGTTGTATTAGGAACGATGGCCTATGAATCTGAAGAGTTTCTTGCAGACGCTGTAAGGGAATTTAAAAAACGGGTTATCGTTTCTATTGATGCCAAGGGAGGGATTGTTGCAGTCAGTGGTTGGACAGAGTCGACTTCGGTGGATCCTATTTTTCTTGCGAAGCAGGTAAAAAAGATGGGGGTGAGTGCCATTGTTTATACCGATATTCTTTCCGATGGAATGCTTAAGGGACCCAATTTTAAGGCCATTGAGTCGTTGCTTGATTCAGTCAAAATGCCTGTGATTGTTGCAGGCGGGGTGTCCAAGAAGGAAGATGTTCAACGGCTAAAGACTTTGGAACCTAAAGGCGTCGTGGGAGCGATTGTGGGTAAGGCGCTTTACACGGGTGATATCAAGTTGGAGGAAGTAATTTGA
- the hisH gene encoding imidazole glycerol phosphate synthase subunit HisH translates to MITIIDYEMGNLGSVAKAFQFLGVECEVTQDPKRVVQADKIVFPGVGAFEDCIANLKKKGLDQAILQAINSEKPFLGICLGLQALFEKSEEGGAHPGLGILKGPVVKFHVNLKVPHMGWNQIIFSSGKTKNCPLLKGVSEGSYVYFIHSYYGVPEDKTVIVAQTDYEVRFASMVWKDHLFATQFHPEKSQKVGLRMLKNFAEL, encoded by the coding sequence ATGATTACCATTATTGATTACGAAATGGGAAATTTAGGAAGCGTCGCAAAGGCCTTTCAATTTTTAGGGGTGGAATGCGAGGTGACACAAGATCCAAAAAGAGTTGTTCAAGCGGATAAAATTGTGTTTCCTGGGGTAGGCGCTTTTGAAGATTGTATAGCCAATTTAAAAAAAAAAGGTCTGGATCAAGCTATTTTACAAGCCATCAATTCAGAAAAACCTTTTTTAGGAATTTGTCTAGGATTGCAAGCCCTTTTTGAAAAAAGCGAGGAGGGGGGCGCTCATCCAGGACTTGGCATTTTGAAAGGGCCAGTTGTAAAGTTTCATGTAAATCTAAAAGTCCCCCATATGGGTTGGAATCAGATTATTTTTTCTTCTGGGAAAACGAAAAACTGCCCTCTCTTGAAGGGTGTTTCTGAAGGGAGTTATGTATACTTTATTCATTCTTATTATGGAGTTCCAGAAGATAAAACGGTGATTGTGGCCCAAACAGATTATGAGGTTCGATTTGCTTCTATGGTTTGGAAAGATCATTTATTTGCAACACAGTTTCATCCAGAAAAGAGTCAAAAGGTGGGACTGAGAATGTTGAAAAATTTTGCGGAACTTTAA
- the hisB gene encoding imidazoleglycerol-phosphate dehydratase HisB: MKREAKIIRKTRETNIEIQLNLDGHGKYEISTGMGFFDHMLESLTKHAHFDMKLKAKGDLHVDFHHTVEDVGLVLGEAIQKALGKKEGIERFGFSYVPMDEALARVVLDLSGRPYLVYRVKTDMTKIRDFDLTLVHEFFKALSQTGFMTLHIISEVGQNPHHIYEAVFKAFARALKMACTKGKAKSIPSTKGVL, translated from the coding sequence ATGAAAAGAGAGGCAAAAATCATTCGCAAAACCCGTGAAACAAATATTGAGATTCAATTAAATTTGGATGGGCATGGCAAATATGAAATCTCTACGGGTATGGGTTTTTTTGACCATATGCTGGAATCGTTAACAAAGCATGCCCATTTTGATATGAAGCTTAAAGCAAAAGGGGATCTTCACGTTGACTTTCATCACACGGTCGAGGATGTGGGACTTGTTTTAGGGGAAGCGATTCAAAAGGCGTTGGGAAAAAAAGAAGGGATTGAACGCTTTGGATTTTCCTATGTTCCCATGGACGAGGCCTTGGCCCGTGTGGTGCTTGACTTGAGCGGACGGCCGTATCTTGTTTATCGTGTCAAAACAGATATGACCAAGATTAGAGATTTTGATTTAACGCTGGTTCATGAATTTTTTAAGGCGCTTTCCCAAACGGGATTTATGACGCTTCATATTATTTCGGAGGTTGGTCAAAATCCTCATCATATTTATGAAGCTGTTTTTAAGGCATTCGCGAGAGCCCTTAAAATGGCTTGTACAAAAGGAAAAGCAAAGAGTATTCCCTCGACCAAAGGGGTGCTGTGA